Genomic DNA from Acidisoma sp. PAMC 29798:
ACGATTAACTGGCGGTCCTGCCGCCGTTGACGTTGATGATCTGGCCGGTGACGAAGGAGGCCTTGTCGGAGGCGACGAACAGGATCGCCTCCGCCAGCTCTTCCGGCCTGCCCGCCCGGCGAAGCGGGATCGAGGCGAGCAACCCGGCCTTGCGGTCCTGCGAACCGGTGAAGCGGTCGAGCATGGCGGTCTCGACCGGACCGGGCGCAACCGCATTCACGCGGACGCCGAAGGCAGCCGCCTCCAACGCGCCGGATTTGGTCAGGCCTTCGACGGCATGCTTGCTCGCTACGTAGAGTGCTGCGTTCGCAGCGCCACGACTGCCCATCGTCGACGAAATATTGACGATACTGCCGAATCCTTGGGTCTGCATGACGCGCAACTCGTGCTTCATGCAGAGGAGAACGCCGAGCACATTCGTCTCGAAGGTCGCAGCGTAAGCTTGGGGCGTCTGATCGACGATGGGACCGGGGCTCCCCTCCGTTCCGGCGTTGTTGACCGCGACGTCGATGCGGCCAAAGCGGGCGATTGTTTCCTCGATCAAGGCGGCGACCTCGCTCTCATTGCGAATATCCGCCTTGATGAATTGGGCCTCCGTGCCGAGGGCGCAAAGTTCGGTCTCCAATGCCGCGCCGGTCTGGGAGTTTCGGCCCGAAACAACGATCTTGTAGCCCTCGCGGGCAGCTGCGAGCGTGGTGGCGCGGCCGATGCCGGCCAGGGCTCCCGTGATCAGAATGACGTGCTCGTTCAATTGCATCTCCTCGGCGTATGGCGATGAGGCTTAACGACGCGCGGCGTTGAGGCCTTCGGGTCGGTCGTGCGCCGCGTGGGCTCGCCTCGTTGACCAAGAAACTAGGCATTCG
This window encodes:
- a CDS encoding SDR family NAD(P)-dependent oxidoreductase; protein product: MNEHVILITGALAGIGRATTLAAAREGYKIVVSGRNSQTGAALETELCALGTEAQFIKADIRNESEVAALIEETIARFGRIDVAVNNAGTEGSPGPIVDQTPQAYAATFETNVLGVLLCMKHELRVMQTQGFGSIVNISSTMGSRGAANAALYVASKHAVEGLTKSGALEAAAFGVRVNAVAPGPVETAMLDRFTGSQDRKAGLLASIPLRRAGRPEELAEAILFVASDKASFVTGQIINVNGGRTAS